CTCATATCTTGCATGCATCCAACCATTGTTCAGTTGACCGACTCAGCAACCCATCAGGGGGCACATAATCCAGCCGCCAACGTATGGCCGTGTGGCAAACAAATTCCACGCAGGCGGTTGCCCATCCGGGATCCATGAATGAAGCTCAACCTCcttttcatcactagaattgttTGGAGGCCCAATAACAATCAGCCAGTCACCACACGCTCGGAAACCCATGTCCCAGCCATCTTTCTCCTTAGACTGTACAGGCAATTTCCCAAGCATGATCCACTTATTGTCCAGCTTATCATACTGCTTCAAATCATTATTCTCACTGTAATCAGCAGCATAAAGCTCATTGTTCACAACTGCTAGGAGCAGAGGAGCTCCCAGTCTTGTCTCGTTGATCCCCTGAGACATGTTGTCGGTGAGCCTCCATGACCGCCGGTTCAAGTCATACTCCTCACCGCATGTCAATACCTTGTGACTACTGCTATTACCACCGAGCACATAGAACTTGCCGTCCATGAAGGCGCCAGAGCATCCGTACCTAGCCCTATTCATGCTGGGAAGGGGTGTCCAAGTATGCGTCTCCGAGTCATACATCTCTGCGGAGATCAACACATTACAAGAAGAATCCTTGCCTCCCGCGACATACGCCTTTTCACCGACACTCGCTGACCCAAACCAGTAGCGCGGGGTGTTCATCGCATCAGCATCAGCCAGCCATGTCCATGAATTGGTAAGGATGCTATATCTCAAGGCAACCCTTCCGCAGTCCCCAAACACCAGCAGCTCGGTTCCTACGGCGAGCGACTCCGAGATGAATTTGCTTTGAGCCGGTGGCATCTTGGGCACTTGGATCCAGCGCTCAGTGGACGGGTCATAAGCCTCCCACTCCGGAGGATTATTACCGCAAGAGAGATAGATCCAGTGCTCTGCGACCCCATTCTTGCGACGCAGGCGGTAGATGTCCCCGTTGCAAACCACGGAATTCAAATCAAGGTTGAGGGAGGCGATGGCGCCATATTCCCACCTGGAAAGACGGTGGAGGCAATAGATGAAGAGGTCACGACCTATCACACCAATCATATTGCTCCACGAGACCTCTCCACCATCAGCTCCCGCTCCTGACAAAACTCGACAAATTAATTGACGGGTAATTTATCACCTGAAGCCTGATGGCAAATTGTCTCTGTTAGAAAAAGTATACCTGGAACATGCAGCGGGCAGGAAGTGGACTCCGGTGATATCCTGCAGATTACAACAAGCATGAACAGTTAATTTAGGTAGAAGAATTGAAGAGTTACAACAACCATGTAGCTCGGCGCTGGCACTACCTTTTATCACCAAAATCGGAACCAGAATCCACCAGTTGCACGCCAATTATAGGATTGCTCGGATGATTAATAACTACGCCGATCCTCGAGACATACTGCAGATAAGCAGCTGCACCTCCAAATTTTGCGGTGACCTCTCTAAGGTCTCTCATATGCTCGATGCTGATTAATGCAGTACCATGTCGATATTGTTTCCACTGCTCAGACTCCGAAAAAAGTTCAAGTCGTTGGTTCATTCGGGGGATGGCGTCGAAAACGAGCCTGAGCTTCCAGAGATTAGGCATTGCGTCCGCCTCAAGTTTTAGCCAAGCTATTCCACTCATGAACCTCAGCTTCAAGTACTTGAGAGCTGTGAAAATTCTGGTGAATCCTGCAGCCGTGCCAAAGATTATCTTAATATCAGGTGACTTCTCCACATACAACGACAGAGCAGTGAGGGCAGGCAACCCTCTAAGAATAGCAACATCGTTTACTGACAGTCCATCCACTGCAATCTTCAGAATGCTTAGGTTGCCAAGTTGTTTCATCCACACATCCAGATCCAGACGAGAAAATTTGACGAGTTTGCGCGGTGAGACTGAGAGCTCAAATCTCTGGAGATGGTGGGGAGGTTTGACGAAATACCAGCCAGTGATTGCTTTTGAAGCGTCACCATACCCAACCAAGGATCCGTGAGCCACCACTTTTATAGTTTTTAGGCTGCCATCTTCACATATTAAAGAATCCAGAGCTTCCATACTTCGGTTCAGATGGTAGGAATCAGAAGAAGGCGGTATAGAAATATAAATATCCTGCAGGTGGTTCAACAAGCCAAGGCTCCCAGGTGGATTGACGGACCAATCCAGCAGATCTGAGTGGGCAGGAAGACTGAGGTGCAACAAGTGTGGGAGATATATAATATCCCATGGAACATGAGTACCTCTTGTTGTATCCTTGACATCCAGTGTTTCCAGACATTGAAGCCCTATCATACGGCTTGGCAGTTCTATGCAGACATCACAAGCAATCTTCAAATATCTCAAATGGAACAATTCTGATATTCCAGTGAGGTCTATCGCCAGGTCTTGCTCACCATGGCGAAGATCGCACAACTGAAGGTTTAGAACACGGAGAATCTTGAACTCTCCAATGCAAGGCATACATTCCGATAATCCAAAATATCCAAGTGACCGTACTTGTGACTTTCTGATGTTTGCTGGTATCTTGGCATAGTTTGCATCAccaagttggagagacagtcgacGGACCTTATGAGAAAGTGCCAAATTTTTTCGATTGTAATCTACTACCACAAGGAAATTCTCTTCAGCAGACATGTGTGCAATAAGATCATGTACCACGTCATGTACTGTGCAGGACACCACCTCATTGTTGAAGTTGATAGACACAGGTTGGATGAATCTTCTATCAACAAGTTCATCAAAATACATTCCGGCAACTTGTTCCATATTTTGCCCTTCACATGCAGCAAGAAACCCTTCAGCCACCCATTGCCTGACCAGGTCATGTTTGAAGAATATGGAGCCCTCTGGATACATACAGAGCTggagcaagcatgtcttgaagTAATGAGGAAGGCTGTTGTAGCTGAGGTTTAGTATTTTTCTTGTTCCTTCTGAAGTGGAATTTGATGTCAAACAGGAGATCAACGAGTCATGTATGTGTGTCAATAAATCCATTGATAGGGAAGGGTGGTTTGCTAACAGACTAGCTATGCTGATGATTGCTAGCGGCAAACCACCACATATCTCTATAATTTGACCTGAAACTTGTTTCAATTCTTCAGGACTATCACTTTCAGAACCAAAAAGCCTGCCAAAGAATAGCTTCCTTGAGTGAACATCATCCAATGGATTCATCTCAAAAACTTGTTCTGGGTCATCGCTGCAACATGCTAATGCAACATCTTCAATCTGTGTAGTTGTCACTATTCTGCTTCCTTGACTACACTTGGGGAAGAGCTGATTAATAACATTCCTTGCTGATGTATCCCATAAATCATCAACAGCAATTAGATACCTGCATGTCAAGAATGCACTCATGTCACATTTATGCATCAGGCTAACAGTAACAACAGTTAGATGTTCATACATGTCCAGGACTTATGGTATTAACCTGAAGTTAAATGTTACTGctagcatcaagttagtgctgaCTTGAAGAGTAAAGCTAATGTCTGTTGACTCGACAGGCATGTACTGAAGCTTTTCTAGATCACTGTAAAGCTTACTATCGAACTTTTCTAGCTCACTGTAAAGCTTCTCTGAAAAACGTCTTTTTAGAAATTGACCTGCCGGGGTTTAATGTAGTACATGTGATTCTGGATCATGTGGAAAATAAGTACATACTATTTGCATTTGGTAAATAAGTACCTCTTGCCATGTAGATAATTCCTGATATTTTCAGCAGTAATGTGAAGTTCATCAGAAGCTTCTTGGGTTTCTTGGGGCTGCTTCCGCTGGATTTGTGATAGCATGTTGCGGAAAAGCCTCTTCATATCAGGCTTTTTGGACACCCGGATGAAAGCCCTGCAATGGAATTGCCTTCCAATTTTATTGTACAACACTTTGGCAAGCATTGTTTTGCCAAGAGATCCAGATCCATGAATAGACACCACCTTGAGCTGCTGATCCGTGTCGTTAGCCAGCGAGTTGATAAACTTGCTCATTCGACCATCAATTACTAGGCCGGAACAAGTCTTCTCACAAGGTAGTGGCGGCATTGGCATTATAGGCCCAATGGCTGAAAATCTACGTGCCGCTGAGGTGCTACAACAATGGACCTGGTACCTCTCGTGCCGCCAGATCGCCTCCCGGGCATAGATCCTGAATTCTGATACCTTTTCAACCATCTGCTGGTACCACTTGAGCTTCTTGGGAGCACGAATGACATCAACACGAATGGTTTTAGAGATAACATGTGCTGGCACATTAGGAGCTGCATATTCAATCTGTTTCTGCCACTTGAGCCTCTTGGGAATCTTAACACGACTCATCTTGTAGTCAGATTTGTAGCCAAGAGACTCAGGGGGCACAAAGTTGTCAATACAATCTAGGATGTCATAAGATAGCTCTTGTGCCTCTTTCATCCAGCACTTGGCCACCGGGGAAGGGTCCTCCACCTCTAACAGATCTTCAAGGTATGCGCCTATTTCTTCAAGATCATCTTTGAGGAGCTGCGACCTATCATTGAGCCCCTTGGTCAGCTTGCATCCATGAGGACCTAGCATCATTTCAAGCTTCTTAAGAAGGGGTCTCATGGCGCCCAgagaaacactgaaattggcatcAATTTCTCTGCCTGTACCTCCCATTGAAACATCTGAAAAGAAGCATAGATGAGAAATAACGACTTAATTTGTACAACGGACGTTGCATGTAATACATAACTACCAGCATGTGTCACACTCGCATCTGTTTCTGTTAACATAACTGACATTCATAAAAGCCAAATTATATCAATTTTGTACTTTGTACTTCACTCATCATATCCACCAAGACATTTAAATTGCGGAGAAAACAAATTGCTTATAGACAT
The sequence above is drawn from the Triticum aestivum cultivar Chinese Spring chromosome 7A, IWGSC CS RefSeq v2.1, whole genome shotgun sequence genome and encodes:
- the LOC123150016 gene encoding disease resistance protein RGA5-like, with translation MGGTGREIDANFSVSLGAMRPLLKKLEMMLGPHGCKLTKGLNDRSQLLKDDLEEIGAYLEDLLEVEDPSPVAKCWMKEAQELSYDILDCIDNFVPPESLGYKSDYKMSRVKIPKRLKWQKQIEYAAPNVPAHVISKTIRVDVIRAPKKLKWYQQMVEKVSEFRIYAREAIWRHERYQVHCCSTSAARRFSAIGPIMPMPPLPCEKTCSGLVIDGRMSKFINSLANDTDQQLKVVSIHGSGSLGKTMLAKVLYNKIGRQFHCRAFIRVSKKPDMKRLFRNMLSQIQRKQPQETQEASDELHITAENIRNYLHGKRYLIAVDDLWDTSARNVINQLFPKCSQGSRIVTTTQIEDVALACCSDDPEQVFEMNPLDDVHSRKLFFGRLFGSESDSPEELKQVSGQIIEICGGLPLAIISIASLLANHPSLSMDLLTHIHDSLISCLTSNSTSEGTRKILNLSYNSLPHYFKTCLLQLCMYPEGSIFFKHDLVRQWVAEGFLAACEGQNMEQVAGMYFDELVDRRFIQPVSINFNNEVVSCTVHDVVHDLIAHMSAEENFLVVVDYNRKNLALSHKVRRLSLQLGDANYAKIPANIRKSQVRSLGYFGLSECMPCIGEFKILRVLNLQLCDLRHGEQDLAIDLTGISELFHLRYLKIACDVCIELPSRMIGLQCLETLDVKDTTRGTHVPWDIIYLPHLLHLSLPAHSDLLDWSVNPPGSLGLLNHLQDIYISIPPSSDSYHLNRSMEALDSLICEDGSLKTIKVVAHGSLVGYGDASKAITGWYFVKPPHHLQRFELSVSPRKLVKFSRLDLDVWMKQLGNLSILKIAVDGLSVNDVAILRGLPALTALSLYVEKSPDIKIIFGTAAGFTRIFTALKYLKLRFMSGIAWLKLEADAMPNLWKLRLVFDAIPRMNQRLELFSESEQWKQYRHGTALISIEHMRDLREVTAKFGGAAAYLQYVSRIGVVINHPSNPIIGVQLVDSGSDFGDKRISPESTSCPLHVPGAGADGGEVSWSNMIGVIGRDLFIYCLHRLSRWEYGAIASLNLDLNSVVCNGDIYRLRRKNGVAEHWIYLSCGNNPPEWEAYDPSTERWIQVPKMPPAQSKFISESLAVGTELLVFGDCGRVALRYSILTNSWTWLADADAMNTPRYWFGSASVGEKAYVAGGKDSSCNVLISAEMYDSETHTWTPLPSMNRARYGCSGAFMDGKFYVLGGNSSSHKVLTCGEEYDLNRRSWRLTDNMSQGINETRLGAPLLLAVVNNELYAADYSENNDLKQYDKLDNKWIMLGKLPVQSKEKDGWDMGFRACGDWLIVIGPPNNSSDEKEVELHSWIPDGQPPAWNLFATRPYVGGWIMCPLMGC